The segment AGGAACATAAAAACCTCCTCATAAAAACAGATAACCAGAGAATAAATCAAGTCCTTTTAAATATTTTAAAAAATGCTGTAAAATTTACAGATTCAGGCTCTATAAAATATGGCTTTAATGTGCTAAAGGAAAACAAAGCTCCTATTCTTCAGTTTTTTATTGAAGATACAGGAATAGGTATTGAAAAAGGCAAGCAAGAAATTATATTTGATGTTTTCAGACAAGCAAACGATTCACACACACGTAAGCATGATGGTGTAGGCTTAGGACTAGCTATCTCCAAAAAAATAATTTCTCTAATGCAAGGAGAAATCTGGTTAGAATCTGAAACTGGCAAAGGCAGTAAATTCACCATTAATTTACCCTGTCATCTTTCCACAGCGAAGTCTGAGCCTGATAATAAACATCAACAGAAAGCTAAACCAAAAAAACACATCAAAAAAAACATTCTCATTGCTGAAGATGAAAGTTTAAACTATGAATTATTAGAATTTATACTTAAACCCCTTGAAGCCAACATAATTTGGGCTAAAAACGGAAAAGAAGCTCTTGATATTACTAAAAGCAATGCTAAAATTGATTTAATCTTAATGGATATTAGAATGCCTATTTTAAATGGTTTGGAAGCCACAAAACAAATAAAAACGCTCAGTCCAAATCTGCCAATTATTGCCCAAACAGCGTATGCAATTTCTGGAGATAAAGAACTTGCATTAAAAGCTGGATGTGACAATTACATATCAAAACCAATTAATAAAAAAGAACTTTTAGAATTAATTTCAAAATATCTAGATTAAAGCATACTTTAGTTAATAAAATTTTATAAGATAAATTTGTCTAACTCATTTAAACCAATAACTTTGTACAAACCAATAAACTGATTACAATACAATTGCTTATAAAAGAGGCGGAGGCCAGTAAATCAAGAAATTGAAGCTCTTTTGTAGGGAAACAACATCTGAAACTCATATTTAAATAATAAGCAGATGAAAAAAAACGTATTAATCATTGGAGCGGCAGGTCGAGATTTTCACAATTTCAATACCTATTACCGTGGCAATCAAAACTACAAAGTAGCGGCTTTTACAGCAGCTCAAATTCCCGATATCGACGGGAGGAAGTACCCAACAGAACTAGCAGGAGATCTCTATCCAAATGGAATTCCTATTTATGCCGAAGAAGAACTAGAAAAGCTTATTGTTGATCTAAAGATTGACGATTGTGTATTTTCCTATAGCGATGTTCCCTATCCTAGAGTAATGGCGATGAGTGCCAGAGTAAACGCTGCCGGAGCTAACTTTATTCTGCTCGGGCCAAGAGATACGATGGTAAAAAGTACCAAACCTGTTATTGCCGTTGGAGCAGTGCGTACGGGATGTGGTAAAAGTCAAACTTCGCGTCGTGTTATTGAATTGCTAATGGCTAAAGGTTTAAAAGTGGTGGCTATTCGTCATCCTATGCCATACGGCGATTTAGTTGCACAAAAAGTACAGCGTTTTGCTACTATAGACGATTTGCATAAACACAAGTGTACCATAGAAGAAATGGAAGAATACGAACCTCACGTGGTTAGAGGAAACGTTATTTATGCCGGAGTAGATTATGAAGCTATTGTTCGTGCAGCAGAAAACGATCCTGATGGTTGTGATGTTATTATATGGGATGGTGGAAATAATGATTTCCCTTTTTATGCTCCCGACCTTAATATGACAGTTGTCGACCCACATCGCCCTGGTCATGAACTAAAATATTATCCCGGTGAAGTTACTTTACGCTTAGCTGATGTTGTAATCATTAATAAAATAGATTCAGCTTCGCCGGAAAATATACAAACTGTTCGAGAAAATATTGAAAAAGTCGCTCCAAATGCAATTGTTGTAGATGCAGCATCGCCATTGGCTGTTGATAATCCTGAAATTATTAAAGGCAAAAGAGTATTGGTTATTGAAGATGGCCCTACCCTAACCCACGGCGAAATGAAAATTGGAGCCGGTACAGTTGCCGCCATGAAATATGGTGCAAAAGAGCTAATTGATCCACGTCCTTATGCTGTCGGGAAACTTGCCGAAACTTTTAAAATTTATCCTAATATCGGTATTCTATTACCAGCTATGGGATATAGCGAGCAACAGTTAAAAGATTTGGAAACTACGGTAAATAACACCGATTGTGATGCTGTAGTTATTGGTACTCCAATAGATTTGCAAAGAGAGATAAACATCAATAAACCAACTACCAGAGTTTATTACGATCTTCAAGAAATTGGGCAACCCGATTTGGTTGGAATAATTGATGATTTTATCAAAAAATATAAATTGAAATAATATATTGATGGCGGCTTCTTATAGTCGCCATTTTTTTTGAAATAGAAAACCATTAACAAGAAAAATTGAACTGCATGAAAAATCGAAGTCTAATCTCAATCAACGATTACAGCAAAGAGGAGTATTTAAAAGTACTTGATATTGCTGAAGATTTTGAAGAAAATCCCCGTCAAAAAATCTTAGAAAACCATGTAATTGCCACCTTATTTTTTGAGCCTTCAACACGTACACGTTTAAGTTTTGAAAGTGCCATTTCGCAGTTGGGAGGAAAGATTATTGGTTTTACCGATGCCTCAAGCTCTAGTGTTTCTAAGGGAGAAACGCTTATGGATACTGTTAAAACAGTAGCCAATTATTCCGACCTTATTGTAATGCGTCATCCACTTGATGGCAGTGCACGTTGGGCTAGCGAAGTTGCCGGTGTTCCAATTATCAATGCCGGAGATGGAGCCAATCAGCATCCTACACAATGCCTGCTCGATATGTACTCTATCAGAAAAACACAGGGAACCTTAGAAAATATTCATATTGCTTTTGTGGGCGATTTAAAATATGGACGTACAGTTCACTCTTTAGTTATAGCAATGTCGCAGTTTAACGCTACTTTCCATTTGGTTTCGCCAGAAGAGTTAAAACTCCCCAGTGTAATTAAAAAATATATTAAAGATGCCGGTCTAAATTATTATCAATATACTGATATTGAAAATGTTATGAATAAAGTAGATATTTTATATATGACACGTATCCAGCGTGAGCGTTTTGCCGATCCGATAGAATACGAAAGGGTTAAAAATTCCTATATTCTAAAAAATGATATGCTGGAAAATTCAAAATCAAATATGCGTATTTTACATCCGCTACCGCGAGTAAATGAAATTGAAGAGGCTGTTGACAAAAATCCAAAAGCATATTATTTTCAACAAGCAAGAAATGGAGTTTATGTTAGAGAAGCTCTTATAGCTTTAATTTTAGGATTAAAATAATTGATAGAAAGGAGAAAAAATGGAAAACAACGTACAAAAAGAATTAAAAGTCTCAGCACTGGAAAACGGGACTGTTATCGATCATATACCTTCTGACAGGCTGTTTACAGCTATCAGAATATTAAATCTAGACGGTAGTCCAAACCCTGTTTATTTTGGCACCAA is part of the Bacteroidales bacterium genome and harbors:
- the pyrB gene encoding aspartate carbamoyltransferase, encoding MKNRSLISINDYSKEEYLKVLDIAEDFEENPRQKILENHVIATLFFEPSTRTRLSFESAISQLGGKIIGFTDASSSSVSKGETLMDTVKTVANYSDLIVMRHPLDGSARWASEVAGVPIINAGDGANQHPTQCLLDMYSIRKTQGTLENIHIAFVGDLKYGRTVHSLVIAMSQFNATFHLVSPEELKLPSVIKKYIKDAGLNYYQYTDIENVMNKVDILYMTRIQRERFADPIEYERVKNSYILKNDMLENSKSNMRILHPLPRVNEIEEAVDKNPKAYYFQQARNGVYVREALIALILGLK